GCTTGGCGAGGTGCTCCTGCTCTTTCTTGAGCTGGGCCAAAAGGCGGGCCGATGCTTCCTCGCCCTGCAAGTCGCGTAGGCCGGGAGTGTTCGGCGAGGAAAGATTCACCACGATGTAATCCGCCACCGGATAGGCGGCAGTCAGGCAGGCGAGGTAATCGTCCGCAGCGTTCTCGTTCGGCGTATCCTTGTTCTTGCCGATGTTGAAGCCGACGATCCCTTCGAAGTCCTTTGATGCGCGGACATTCGCCACGCCGGCTTCGATACCTGGATTGTTAAAGCCCATCCGGTTGATGATCGCTTCATGCTGGATCAGGCGGAAGAGGCGCGGCTTGGGATTCCCGGCCTGGGGGCGGGGAGTGATCGTGCCGATCTCGACGAAGCCGAAGCCGAGGCGGCCCAGGGCGTCGATGGTATTTCCTTCTTTGTCGAGACCTGCGGCGAGGCCCACGCGGTTCGGGAACTTGAGCCCCATGACCTCGACCGGGGCGACGAAGTCGGGGGCCGGGAAAAGCAGCTTTAGCACG
This portion of the Luteolibacter luteus genome encodes:
- a CDS encoding quinone-dependent dihydroorotate dehydrogenase, encoding MPDAYDIARSLLFQFDAETAHHLSLRGLRAAESAGVLKLLFPAPDFVAPVEVMGLKFPNRVGLAAGLDKEGNTIDALGRLGFGFVEIGTITPRPQAGNPKPRLFRLIQHEAIINRMGFNNPGIEAGVANVRASKDFEGIVGFNIGKNKDTPNENAADDYLACLTAAYPVADYIVVNLSSPNTPGLRDLQGEEASARLLAQLKKEQEHLAKRYGKKVPLLFKVAPDLDPPHVSALARVFLDGGLDGLIATNTTLDRAPVAGHPRANEAGGLSGRPLTQRSTEIIRAFASEFGSKIPIIGVGGISCAQDAVDKIEAGASLVQIYSAFIYQGPRLVQECAQALDRLPLASRP